The Desulfofundulus luciae genome includes the window CATCGTTCCCCTTTCAAGTAGAAATTAAAAGCAGAGCCAGCTCCACTGCTTCCCGGGCACTGGTAGCTGGGCGTATGCCACCGGGCAGGCCAGGGCGCTCCAATTTCCAGGTGCCCAGGCCAATTACCGGCTTGTTCATTTTTAGAGCCAGGCCAATTTCCGAGAGGGTGCCGTAACCTCCACCAATGGCAACGAGGGCATCGGCGGCACAGGCTATAATGGCGTTTCGCGCGTCTCCCAGTCCGGTAGGCAGGGCCACCGTTAAATAGGAATTGCCTTCCCCGCGGTGACGGCCCGGGAGAATGCCGACCACCATTCCTCCTGCCTGGCGGGCGCCCCGGGAAGCCGCTTCCATAACCCCGCCCCGGCCGCCGCAAATTAAAATAGCACCTCGCCGGGCGATTTCCCGGCCCACTTCCTCGGCCAGTTCCCGTTCCTGCTCTGTACATTCGGCTCCACCAATGACACCGATATACCAGGTCATTTTCTATCACCGGCCAAAGAATAGGCCGTGGTGCACGGCCTTTCAAGATGTTTTACAGGCGCTGGGCGGACTTGAAGCCCAAATTAAAGGT containing:
- a CDS encoding TIGR00725 family protein, which gives rise to MTWYIGVIGGAECTEQERELAEEVGREIARRGAILICGGRGGVMEAASRGARQAGGMVVGILPGRHRGEGNSYLTVALPTGLGDARNAIIACAADALVAIGGGYGTLSEIGLALKMNKPVIGLGTWKLERPGLPGGIRPATSAREAVELALLLIST